From Actinomyces procaprae:
CAGCACCTCGATGAGCTCGTCGTTGACGATGCGTATGACCTGCTGGGCCGGGTTCAGGGCCTGTGAGCGGGCGGCGTCCTTGGCCTTCTCCCGCACGGCGGCGGTGAAGGAGCGCACCACCGGCAGGGCGACGTCGGCCTCCAGGAGGGCGCGGCGGATCTCGGAGACGGTGGCGTCAACGTCCGCTTCGCTCAGGCGGCCCTTGCCGCGCAGCGACTTGAACGAGGCGGTGAGCCGGTCGGAGAGGTTGCCGAACACGCGGGGTCCTTCCTTGGCGCGATGGCGCAAGTGGTTGGAGGGGCAGGCTGGTTGTGCGCGCCGACGCCGGGCGCGGCGCACGCTTCAGGATAGCGGTGAGGGCCCGCGCCGTCCCACCCGGGGGACGTGCGGGCCCTCACGCACAGTGACATCAGCGGCACATCACTGCGTCGACGCGGCTGCGTCATTCGACCAGGGCGTCGACGAAGCCCTCCGGGTCGAAGGGCGCCAGGTCATCAGCGCCCTCCCCCAGGCCGACCAGCTTGACGGGCACGCCGAGCTCCTTCTGCACGGTGACGACGATGCCGCCCTTGGCGGTTCCGTCCAGCTTGGTCAGCACGATCCCGGTGATGCCGACGGCCTCGGAGAAGACCTGCGCCTGGCGCATGCCGTTCTGCCCGGTGGTTGCATCCAGCACCAGCAGTACCTCACCGACCGGGGCGACCTTCTCCATGACACGCTTGATCTTGCCCAGCTCGTCCATCAGCCCCGCCTTGTTCTGCAGGCGTCCGGCCGTGTCCACCACCACCACGTCGACTCCCTGCCGGGCGGCGGCGCGGGCGGCGTCATAGGCGACGGATGCGGGGTCGGCGCCCTCGCGCTCGGAGCGAACCACCTCGACGCCGACGCGCTCGCCCCAAGTCGTCAGCTGCTCGGCGGCTGCGGCACGGAAGGTGTCCGCCGCTCCCATGACGACGCTCTTGTCCTCGGCGACGAGTACGCGCGCCAGCTTCCCGCAGGTAGTGGTCTTGCCGGTGCCGTTGACCCCGACCATGAGGACGGCGGCGGCCGGCTCCCCGTCGGTGTCGTTCCAGCCTGCGGCAGGCGTGGGCTTGGCGAGATTCAGGGAACGGTCCATGGAGGGGTCCACCAGCGCGAGCAGCTCCGCGCGCAGGACGGCGCGGATGGCCGCGGGGTCGGAGGTGTCCAGCACCTTGGCCTGGGTGCGCAGTTCCTCCATCAGCGAGGTGGTCACCTCAATGCCAAGGTCAGAGGTCAGCAGCGTGTCTTCAATCTCCTCCCAGTCGGCCTCGGTGAGGTCACCGCGGGACAGGACCGACAGGATGGCTCGTCCGAAGCCCCCGGCGCCGGCCAGGCGCGAGCGCAGGCGCTGCATGCGGCCGGGGATCGACTCGGGGCGCTCCAGGGTGGCGGGCGCGGCCTGCTCGGCGGGCTGCGGCGCGGCAGCCGCCTCCGGCGGCGGCCCTCCGGGCGCCACCTGAGGCTCAGTGGCCTCCTCCTGCGGCGGGGTCAGCAGGACGTCGTCGGCGCTGGTGGGCTTGTGGGCGCTGACCTCCGGCGGCACCTGACCGCCGCGGTTGCGCCCCGCATAGAACCAGATCCCACCGGCAACGGCGAGTACGACGACGACTATGAGGACGATCAGCAAGGGATCCATGACCCCATCATGCCTGATCGCCGTCAACTGCGCGGCGGGAGCTTCGCCACGGGACTAAGGGGCGGTCTACCCGCCGCCAGGCCCGGCTTCTCCCGACGCTGCGGGCATCAGTAGTGCTGCACCGCGGTCTCGCGGCCGCGGCGGGCCGCGGCCGCGTCCTTGCCGCGACGTACCTCGGCCGCCTTGGCCTCGGCGGTGTCCATGGCCTTCTCGACCACGTCCACGAGTCCGGAGAAGGAGTCCGTACCGACGTAGACGGCAGAGTCGTCCCGCGTCATGAGGTCCTCGAGCCGGGCCTCCTGCGGCACCACGGTAACCGGCTCCTCCTTCTCGCGGGCCACCCCTGCCAGATCACGCAGCCGGTCACGCCAGGTGGCGACCGGGTAGCGCTCGGCGACGACCAGGCCGAGCACAATCAGGGCGGCGACGAGGACGACGGCGAGGGGGAGGATCATGGAGCCCATGGGCATTATTCTGCCTTCCGTTCGTCACGGTGCCGCCGAGGCCGGGGCGCCGTGTCGCCCACCCGGCAGCGCCGTGTTCATCACAGTTCACCCCTACGCTCCCCCGTCACCCTGGGCTTCTGGTGAGAGCCGCTGGGAGACCGCCTGGGTGACGCCGTCGCGCATGGTGATGCCGTACAGGGCGTCGGCGATCTCCATGGTGCGCTTCTGGTGGGTGATGATGATCAGCTGGCTGGAGGCGCGCAGCTCGGTGAAGATGTCCAGCAGCCGCCCCAGATTGGTGTCGTCCAGGGCCGCCTCCACCTCGTCCATGACGTAGAAGGGCGAGGGCCGGGCCCGGAAGATCGCCACCAGCAGGGCAACTGCGGCCAGCGAGCGCTCCCCGCCGGACAGCAGTGACAGGCGCTTGACCTTCTTGCCTGCGGGGCGGGCCTCGATGTCGATGCCGGTGGTGAGCATGTCGTCGGGGTCGGTCAGCACCAAACGCCCCTCGCCACCGGGGAAGAGCCGGTCGAAGACGATCGCGAACTCGCGGGCCGTATCCGCGTAGGCCTGGGTGAACACCTCCTGCACTCGCTGATCCACGTCTTCAACGATGCGCAGCAGGTCCGCCCGGGACTGCTTGAGATCGGCGAGCTGCTCGGCCAGGAAGCGGTGACGCTCCTCCAGGGCCGCATGCTCCTCCAGGGCAAGCGGATTGACCTTGCCCAGGCGGGCCAGGTCCCGGCTCGCGCGCTTCAGGCGCCGCTCCTGCTCGGCGCGCACGTAAGGACGACCGCCCCTGCGCACCTGGGGCGGAACCGTCCCGTCCTCGGCGTCGGCAGCCTCCTCAGCGCCCGCCTCGGTGGTCTCCTCCACCGCCTCCAGCACGGGCATGTGGGGCCCGTACTCCTCCACCAAGGGGTCCAGCTCCAGGCCGAGCTCGTTCATGGCGCGCTCGGCCAGGTTCTCCAGGCGCATGCTCTGCTCGGCGCGCGCGATCTCATCGCGGTGGGCCGCATCGGACAGGGCGCCCATCTCACCGGCCAGGGCGTCGAGCTGCTTGCGCACATCGGCGGCCGCGGCGGCGGCATCGGCACGCTCGACCTCAATGCGGGCGCGCTCGCCCTGGGCCTGTTCCACCCAGGTGCGGGCGGTGTCGGCTGCGGTACGGGACTGGTCGCGCACCTGTGCCGCGGTCCGCATCCGGGCGGCGCGCACCTGTTCGGCGCGCTCGGCGGCGGCGCGCTGCTGACGCTCGCGGCGGGCTGCGGCACGCAGCGAGTCGGCGCGGCCGCGCACGCCGCGCTCCCTCTCCTCCGCGGTGCGCAACGCCAGGCGGGCCTCCGTCTCGTCCGCGCGGGCGGCCGTTGCGGCCCGGGAGGCGGCCTCACGGACTGCGCGGGCGGCATCGATGGCGGCGTCAATGTCCACTTCCCGGGCACCACCCGTGCCCGGGCCCGCATTCGCGCTCGCATCCGCGCGCGATGCGGGGCCGTCCCCGTTATCGTCGGCGGGGCCGACGGTCAGCGGGCGGCTCTCCAACTCTGTCAAGGCGGCCTGGGCCGAGGCGAGCTCCGCGGTGCGCTGGGCCGCCTCCGCCTCGGCGCGTTCCAGGACTCGGCGAGCCCGTCCGGCCTCCTCCTCGGCGGCACGGGCGGCGGAGTTCAGGCGCGCCAGTTCCTCCGCCACACGGGCGGCCTCGGCGTCGGCGGCACGCAGCCTCGTCAGCGCCTCGGCAACGGCGTTGCGGGCGGTGGCCTCCGCTTGGCGGGCCGCGCTCAGGGCCGCGTCTGCCTGTTGCTCCGCCGTGACCGCCGCCGTCGCCCGGGCGGCCGCCTCCTCATGGGCTGCGGCAAGAGCGAGCACGGAGGAGACGCCCTCACCGGCACCGGTGGCCCAGGTGGGGGCGAGCACGTCGCCGTCGCGGGTGGCGACGACCGCGCCGGGCACGGCCTCACGCAGTGTCCGGGCGGTCGGCAGGTCGGGAACCACCCAGGCGTCGGCCAGCAGCACGTTCAGAGTGCGGGTCAGCGCCGGGGATTCGGCGGTGATGAGCCCGGGCGCCGACTGTGCACCGGCGGGCACACCGGGTGGGCCGACGGCAGTCCCGGCCGCCGGCGCGACGGGGTCGGCGGCATCGCCGTCGTCGCCGCCTTGGATGACCAGCCGCAGGCCCCCGTCCTCCTGGCTGCGGGCGCGGGTGAGGGCGGCGACGGCGGCAGCGGTGTCGGCGACGATCGCAGCTCCGGCCAGCTCTCCGAGCAGTGCGGCCAGGGCGTTCTCCCAGCCGGGGGTCACCGTGACCGCGCGGGCGAGCGGGCCGAGGATGCCGGGCAGGCCGGCTTGTGCCAGTTCGGCGGTGGCGTCCTGAGCGCGCAGGGACAGGGCGAGGGCGTCGCGGCGAGCGGTCCAGGTGGCCAGCTCGGCGGCGGCCTCGCGACGAGTGTCGTTCGCGGCGGACACGGCATCGCGGGCCGCGTTCAGCGCGGCCGTGGCGGCCTCGTGCGCGGCGGCGGCACTGGCCTGCTCGTCGACGGAGGCGTCGGGGTGGCCGGCGTCTCCTGGCGCCCCGGGCCGATCTGCGTCCTTGGTCGTGGCCTGCGCCAGGGCGTGAGCCGCCTCGGATGCGCGTGCCTGCGCGGCCTCCAGGCCGGTGCGCGCCTGCTCTACTGCCGCTCGGGCGGCCTCATGGCGGGAGCGGGCAGAAGCCAGGCGGCCGCCGGCGCGGGCCAGCAGCTCCCGGTGCTCCGCACGTTGGGACTGCAGGGCCGTCAGCCGCTGCTCGGAGGCAGCCGCGGCGGCCTCGGCGTCGACCCGCTTCTGGGTGGCCTCCACCAGGGCGGCGCCGGCGGACTCAATGGCCGCGGCGAGCTCCTCCTCCTCCGCTGCGGCCTCGCGCGCCCGGCGCTCCAGCTCCTCCGGGTCCGTGCCGCTGGCGGGCCTGGGGGCGTTTGCCAGGCCGCGCACCCGCTCAGCGGCCACGTCCGCAAGGGCGGCCAGGGACTGGGCGGCCGCGGTGAGCTCCTCCCAGGTGGCGGTGGCGCGGGCCAGGCGCTGCCCGGAGGTGGCCTCCACGGCGGTCAGCTCCTCAAGCCTGGCGCGGGCGACCCGCTCGGACTCCTCCAGCGCGGCACGTCGGCCGGCCAGACGGGCCTGATCCTCCTCGCCGGCCTCAAGCAGGGACTGAACCTGGACGACGTCGTCGGCCAGGAGCCGGGCGGTGGCGTCACGGACCTCCGCCTGGATGACGTGGGCGCGCCGGGCGACGGCGGCCTGCCGAGCCAGCGGGCCGAGCTGGCGGTGCAGCTCGGCGGTAAGGTCGGTCAGCCGAGTCAGGTCCGCCGCCATGGAGTCGAGTTTGCGCAGGGCCCGTTCCTTGCGCCGCCGGTGCTTGAGGACGCCGGCGGCCTCCTCGATGAAGCCGCGCCGCTCCTCCGGGGTGGCGGTGAGGACGGCGTCGAGCTGCCCCTGGCCGACCACCACGTGCATCTGCCGGCCCATGCCGGTATCGGAAAGGAGCTCCTGCACGTCCAGCAGGCGGCAGGTGGCGCCGTTGATCTGGTACTCGCTGCCGCCGCCGCGGAACAGGGTGCGGGTGATGGTCACCTCGCTGTAGTCGATCGGCAGGGCGCCATCGGCGTTGTCGATCGTCAGGGAGACCTCGGCGCGGCCGAGCGCGGGGCGGGAGCCGGCGCCGGCGAAGATGACGTCGGCCATGGAGCCGCCGCGCAGGTTCTTGGCACCCTGCTCCCCCATCACCCAGGTCAGGGCGTCCACCACATTGGACTTGCCCGAGCCGTTCGGGCCCACCACGGCGGTGATGCCCGGCTCCAGGCGCAGGGTGGTTGACGAGGCGAAGGACTTGAACCCCTTCATCGTCAACGTCTTCAGGTGCACACGCCAACGATAGCGGGAAAGCCGGAAGCCAGCCGAAACCAGCCGGGCCGCCCCGTGCCGCAGCATTCACCGTGTTCAGCACAAGTCCCGCGCCGAGTTCACTCGCCGCGGTGGTGGCTGCCGGGGTCGGGCGCTGCCAACGCCAAGCGAGCGCCGTTAAGCGCGACGCACCAATCACGGGCAGGACCGGACCGCTCACGGCGGACACGCCGGAAAGCATACTTGACATTTCCGGCGCGAGGAAGCACGCTTCACAAGTCAAGCAGACTTAACGCGGCCGATCACGATTGGAGCCCTCTTGCTAGACATCGCCAACCTGTCCAAACGCTTTGGGAGCCTGCGGGCTCTCGACGACCTGTCCCTGCGCCTGGGTGACGGCGAGATCGTGGGCTTCGTGGGCGCCAACGGCGCCGGCAAGTCCACCACTATGCGCATCGTCATGGGGGTGCTGACCGCCGACGCCGGCTCCGTGACCTGGGACGGCGTGCCGGTGGGTGCCGCCGAGCGGCGTCGCATCGGCTACATGCCCGAGGAGCGGGGCCTGTACCCGAAGATGAAGGTCGGTGAGCAGCTGACCTACCTGGCCCGCCTGCACGGGGTGGCGGCCGCGGCCGCCCGGCGCGCGAGCGAGCAGTGGACCGAGCGGCTGGACATCGCCGCCCGCCGCGACGATGAGGTGCAGAAGCTCTCCCTGGGCAACCAGCAGCGCGTCCAGCTGGCGGCCGCCCTGGTCTCCGACCCCGACCTGCTGATCCTGGACGAGCCCTTCTCCGGCCTGGACCCGGTGGCGGTGGACGTGATGAGCCAGGTGCTGCGCGAGCGGGCCGCGGCCGGGGTGCCCACGCTGTTCTCCTCCCACCAGCTCGACGTCGTGCAGCGGCTGTGCGACCGCGTGGTCATCATCCGGGAGGGCCGGCTGGTTGCCGACGGCACCGTGGCCGAGCTGCAGGCGGGCGCCGAGCCGCGCTGGCGCGCCGTCGTCGAGGTCGCGGGCGAGCCCGAGGCCGCCGTCGGCGCCGCCCGCGCCATGCTGGCCGGAGCCCCCGGGGTGGAGGCGAGCGCCGAGCCCATTGCCGCGGGCGCGCGGGTGACCGTCATGGCCGGCGGCCCCGACGAACAGCGGTTGTTGGAGGCGGCCCAGCACCTGGGACGGCTGCGCGAGCTCGGCCCCGTCGCCCGTCCGCTCACCGAGGTCTTCCGCGAGGCACTCGCCGCCCCCGCCACATCCCCCGCCCCCACGACCGGACAGGAGGCCTGAGCCGTGCCCGCCCCCGAACACTCCAGCACCACCATCTCCCGTTCCCAGGAGATCCGCCTGGTAGCCGGCCGCGAGCTGCGCACCCAGTTGTTCAAGCGCTCGGCGGTGATCTCCACGCTAATCATGCTGGTCCTCGCCGTCGGCGGCATCCTCGTGGTCGCCCACCTGACGGGCGGCGAGGACGAGCCCTACCGGCTGGGCGTATCCGCGCCGGACGCGGCGACCGCCACCGCGCTCACACCCGCCCTGGAACAGGTCACCGGCACCAACGGCGTACCCGTCACCGTCACCGACGTCTCGGGCACCGACGTCGAGGCGGCCCTCGGCATCACCACCGACGACGGCGACGTGGACATGGTGCTCGACCTGACCGGCCCCTCCCCCGCGCTGAAAGTGACCGAGGAGGACAACGTCGACCAGGCGGTGCTCGCCGCCGTCACCAACGTGCTTCAGCAGTCGGCCCTGTCCGAGCAGATCACCGCCCTGGGCGGCGACCCCACCCAGGTGGCGGCATCGCTGGCCGATGCCGCGCCCCAGGTTGAGGCCCTCGACCCACCCGACCGCGACGGCGAGAACTTCGGTGCCCGCTACACCGTGCTGCTGATCATCGACATCCTGCTGTTCGTCGTCGTCATGGGCGGCGGGCAGACGATCGCCATGGGCGTGGTGGAGGAGAAGTCCAGCCGCATCGTGGAGATCCTGCTGGCCTGTGTACGCCCCACCTCCCTGCTGGCGGGCAAGATCCTCGGCACCGGCACCGCCGTGCTGGTCTCCTACGGCCTGATCGGTGTGGTCACCGGAATCACAGCCAAGCTGAGCGGCGTGCTGCCCGACGGCGCCGTCGACATTGATACCGCGCTGATCGCCATGGTCGTCTGGATGATCGTGGGCTACGCGATCTACGCGGTCGGTTACGCGGCCGCAGGGGCACTGGTCAGCCGCCAGGAGGACGTCGCCACCGTGGTCATGCCCCTGACCA
This genomic window contains:
- a CDS encoding ABC transporter ATP-binding protein — encoded protein: MLDIANLSKRFGSLRALDDLSLRLGDGEIVGFVGANGAGKSTTMRIVMGVLTADAGSVTWDGVPVGAAERRRIGYMPEERGLYPKMKVGEQLTYLARLHGVAAAAARRASEQWTERLDIAARRDDEVQKLSLGNQQRVQLAAALVSDPDLLILDEPFSGLDPVAVDVMSQVLRERAAAGVPTLFSSHQLDVVQRLCDRVVIIREGRLVADGTVAELQAGAEPRWRAVVEVAGEPEAAVGAARAMLAGAPGVEASAEPIAAGARVTVMAGGPDEQRLLEAAQHLGRLRELGPVARPLTEVFREALAAPATSPAPTTGQEA
- the ftsY gene encoding signal recognition particle-docking protein FtsY, whose protein sequence is MDPLLIVLIVVVVLAVAGGIWFYAGRNRGGQVPPEVSAHKPTSADDVLLTPPQEEATEPQVAPGGPPPEAAAAPQPAEQAAPATLERPESIPGRMQRLRSRLAGAGGFGRAILSVLSRGDLTEADWEEIEDTLLTSDLGIEVTTSLMEELRTQAKVLDTSDPAAIRAVLRAELLALVDPSMDRSLNLAKPTPAAGWNDTDGEPAAAVLMVGVNGTGKTTTCGKLARVLVAEDKSVVMGAADTFRAAAAEQLTTWGERVGVEVVRSEREGADPASVAYDAARAAARQGVDVVVVDTAGRLQNKAGLMDELGKIKRVMEKVAPVGEVLLVLDATTGQNGMRQAQVFSEAVGITGIVLTKLDGTAKGGIVVTVQKELGVPVKLVGLGEGADDLAPFDPEGFVDALVE
- a CDS encoding chromosome segregation SMC family protein, with the protein product MHLKTLTMKGFKSFASSTTLRLEPGITAVVGPNGSGKSNVVDALTWVMGEQGAKNLRGGSMADVIFAGAGSRPALGRAEVSLTIDNADGALPIDYSEVTITRTLFRGGGSEYQINGATCRLLDVQELLSDTGMGRQMHVVVGQGQLDAVLTATPEERRGFIEEAAGVLKHRRRKERALRKLDSMAADLTRLTDLTAELHRQLGPLARQAAVARRAHVIQAEVRDATARLLADDVVQVQSLLEAGEEDQARLAGRRAALEESERVARARLEELTAVEATSGQRLARATATWEELTAAAQSLAALADVAAERVRGLANAPRPASGTDPEELERRAREAAAEEEELAAAIESAGAALVEATQKRVDAEAAAAASEQRLTALQSQRAEHRELLARAGGRLASARSRHEAARAAVEQARTGLEAAQARASEAAHALAQATTKDADRPGAPGDAGHPDASVDEQASAAAAHEAATAALNAARDAVSAANDTRREAAAELATWTARRDALALSLRAQDATAELAQAGLPGILGPLARAVTVTPGWENALAALLGELAGAAIVADTAAAVAALTRARSQEDGGLRLVIQGGDDGDAADPVAPAAGTAVGPPGVPAGAQSAPGLITAESPALTRTLNVLLADAWVVPDLPTARTLREAVPGAVVATRDGDVLAPTWATGAGEGVSSVLALAAAHEEAAARATAAVTAEQQADAALSAARQAEATARNAVAEALTRLRAADAEAARVAEELARLNSAARAAEEEAGRARRVLERAEAEAAQRTAELASAQAALTELESRPLTVGPADDNGDGPASRADASANAGPGTGGAREVDIDAAIDAARAVREAASRAATAARADETEARLALRTAEERERGVRGRADSLRAAARRERQQRAAAERAEQVRAARMRTAAQVRDQSRTAADTARTWVEQAQGERARIEVERADAAAAAADVRKQLDALAGEMGALSDAAHRDEIARAEQSMRLENLAERAMNELGLELDPLVEEYGPHMPVLEAVEETTEAGAEEAADAEDGTVPPQVRRGGRPYVRAEQERRLKRASRDLARLGKVNPLALEEHAALEERHRFLAEQLADLKQSRADLLRIVEDVDQRVQEVFTQAYADTAREFAIVFDRLFPGGEGRLVLTDPDDMLTTGIDIEARPAGKKVKRLSLLSGGERSLAAVALLVAIFRARPSPFYVMDEVEAALDDTNLGRLLDIFTELRASSQLIIITHQKRTMEIADALYGITMRDGVTQAVSQRLSPEAQGDGGA
- a CDS encoding ABC transporter permease, with translation MPAPEHSSTTISRSQEIRLVAGRELRTQLFKRSAVISTLIMLVLAVGGILVVAHLTGGEDEPYRLGVSAPDAATATALTPALEQVTGTNGVPVTVTDVSGTDVEAALGITTDDGDVDMVLDLTGPSPALKVTEEDNVDQAVLAAVTNVLQQSALSEQITALGGDPTQVAASLADAAPQVEALDPPDRDGENFGARYTVLLIIDILLFVVVMGGGQTIAMGVVEEKSSRIVEILLACVRPTSLLAGKILGTGTAVLVSYGLIGVVTGITAKLSGVLPDGAVDIDTALIAMVVWMIVGYAIYAVGYAAAGALVSRQEDVATVVMPLTMTLMIPYILSFVMALGDPSSLLYRVLSYLPPFAPFLMPARLVLGVSSWGEQLTAMAITLVFIPAFVWLAAKVYTRAVTRTGARVPLKEVLFRHPA